The window GTCGTCGAAATTCGCCTGAGAGAGGTCGTGATCGTGGTGTGTCATGGGTGGTACGTACAGGTTCGGCGTGGGAACCCATCACAACCAATAACAATCATTATAAAATGGGTATTGACAAACCGATCCAAGAGTCGGTACCTCGAATTCCGCGGTTCACGTTTGTATCCGACATCAGACCGGTGACCGGCGTCGAATTACGGTCAGGCGACTTCGGCCTCGATGAGTGACGCGGTCGCCTCTGTCTCCAGATGTAGATCGAAACCGGAACCGATCGACTCCATCGCGGGATCGAGTTCGTTGATGATCGAGCGTCCGTCGCGCTCTCGACGGACGAACCCGGCGTCCTCGAGCGTTACGAGGTGGTGTGAAATCGTGCTGGAATCGCAGTCGAGTGCGGTAGCGAGTTCGACGTTCGGGGAGGGGCCGAGCGCCGCCTGTGCCTCGAGTACTCGCCGTTTTGCCGGTTCGAAGAGCATGCCTCGCCGTTCAACGTCGTCGTCGTCGAACGGGAAGTACCGTCGTTTTCCACAGACCGTTACCGACTGAATCACGTTTTTGTCTTCCAGAACGCGCACGTGATGGCGCACGGTCGAGAGTGGAACGCCACTCTCGGTGCTTACCGCGGAGAGACAGCGGCCAGGGTCGGTGTGGATCGTCTCGCAAATCGTTCGTCTCCGATCGTTCTCGAACAGACAGGAATCGCCGTGTGTGCGGTGTCCGTATGCCGACATTGTCACGGTATCTGGGCGGGGGATCGGTGACCGTGTGCGGTGTCGGCTACTGTCGACG of the Natronosalvus vescus genome contains:
- a CDS encoding winged helix-turn-helix transcriptional regulator, producing MSAYGHRTHGDSCLFENDRRRTICETIHTDPGRCLSAVSTESGVPLSTVRHHVRVLEDKNVIQSVTVCGKRRYFPFDDDDVERRGMLFEPAKRRVLEAQAALGPSPNVELATALDCDSSTISHHLVTLEDAGFVRRERDGRSIINELDPAMESIGSGFDLHLETEATASLIEAEVA